Proteins co-encoded in one Arachis stenosperma cultivar V10309 chromosome 7, arast.V10309.gnm1.PFL2, whole genome shotgun sequence genomic window:
- the LOC130942044 gene encoding uncharacterized protein LOC130942044 — MVKAVVAEETRLKPIEDRLAQSSLPSEVGLIIGKFSSGLDRAFVFDLIPTPNNDSGDPASSISEPEKKKGSKSDTSSLFIDKDWVAEHARQVSRMLVGGMKVVGIYVWISDGAFKNSTIVLCQTVKVVAEAAVIVEAEWDERLLLHICYSPRRWSCRNCSLSSNITSSSLRPCDFKMGKVLNYLQTFKCMYNFTLRLPIFHDNASKFHTFSDVLRHAISLHAKELKGARALIDGKLVVDGEPYSTDGVHEVELLLPFTSNTPFEAFSQRDVVGILSFSGLVCSFAYLNSKEPISQAITDIKGDIIMSLQSRLDIICDEADADSGSGPDVGREASSDLSTEKPVSQCVLHLLRKGCMLPFPRRVFAPWLAGIYVCDYLQPSDTVEVLKDHCTELLSMKAPTDVSTILELEKEAISVKTKSFWDVAVPFSSAIPQHLEKSKTDDSRELTENNKSANSGHVNLMAAIFILLLSILLGFVFFLQKS, encoded by the exons ATGGTGAAAGCCGTGGTTGCAGAAGAAACTCGCCTCAAACCCATCGAGGATCGTCTCGCCCAATCATCACTTCCATCCGAG GTGGGTTTAATAATCGGCAAGTTCAGCTCCGGTTTGGACCGGGCGTTCGTCTTCGACCTAATCCCAACCCCGAACAATGATTCCGGTGACCCTGCCTCTTCCATCTCCGAACCTGAAAAGAAGAAAGGTTCCAAATCTGACACTTCCTCTCTCTTCATTGATAAGGATTGGGTAGCTGAACATGCTCGTCAG GTGTCTAGAATGCTTGTGGGTGGGATGAAGGTTGTTGGCATATATGTTTGGATTAGTGACGGAGCCTTCAAGAACTCTACCATAGTTCTTTGCCAG ACGGTGAAAGTGGTTGCTGAAGCAGCGGTAATTGTGGAGGCTGAGTGGGATGAAAGGCTGCTTCTTCACATTTGTTATAGCCCAAGAAG GTGGAGTTGTCGAAATTGCTCCCTATCTTCAAACATTACATCAAGTAGTCTGAGGCCTTGTGACTTTAAAATGGGAAAGGTCTTAAATTATCTTCAGACGTTTAAGTGCATGTACAATTTTACTCTTAG GTTGCCTATATTTCATGACAATGCGTCAAAATTCCACACATTTAGTGATGTTCTTCGTCATGCAATATCTCTTCATGCTAAAGAACTTAAAGGTGCACGGGCCTTGATTGATGGTAAATTG GTTGTTGATGGTGAGCCATATTCAACAGATGGTGTGCATGAAGTTGAATTGCTTTTACCATTTACGAGTAATACTCCTTTTGAAG cgtTCAGCCAAAGAGACGTTGTAGGTATTCTTTCATTCAGTGGTTTGGTATGTTCTTTTGCATATCTGAATTCAAAAGAGCcaatctcacaggcaatcactGACATAAAG GGAGATATCATTATGAGTCTGCAAAGTAGGTTGGATATAATATGTGATGAGGCAGATGCTGATTCAGGTTCTGGTCCAGATGTTGGCAGGGAAGCATCCAGCGATTTATCAACCGAGAAGCCTGTTTCCCAATGTGTGCTACATTTGTTAAG AAAAGGGTGCATGCTTCCGTTTCCTAGACGAGTCTTTGCACCATGGCTGGCAGGAATTTATGTGTGTGACTACTTACAGCCTTCCGATACAGTTGAG GTGTTAAAAGATCATTGTACAGAGTTATTATCCATGAAAGCTCCAACTGATGTTTCAACAATTCTGGAGCTAGAAAAAGAAGCCATTTCtgtcaaaaccaaatctttctGGGATGTAGCAGTGCCTTTCTCTTCAGCAATTCCGCAGCATCTGGAGAAGAGCAAAACTGATGATAGTAGAGAATTGACGGAGAATAATAAATCTGCAAACTCGGGTCATGTCAATCTTATGGCTGCTATTTTCATTCTTTTGCTGTCAATCTTACTTGGGTTCGTGTTCTTTTTGCAAAAGAGTTGA